One window from the genome of Amaranthus tricolor cultivar Red isolate AtriRed21 chromosome 9, ASM2621246v1, whole genome shotgun sequence encodes:
- the LOC130823352 gene encoding putative RING-H2 finger protein ATL12, whose product MITPLLIILISTPLANAQYNQHTPTSSNFQSSLFVVIGVLSFMFSLTLLLVIYAKYCHTQPSAIHSISRNENSEGMFGHTTRFSGLDKTFVEALPFFRFSSLKGSKQGLQCAVCLAEFEEMEILRLLPKCKHGFHILCVDQWLENHSTCPLCRQKVSIDDLTRVNSDVGSASGKFEILLQREINSQSSSRFNSFRGIFGAEREEQISEGGSASGEFEILLQKKINSQNSSKFNSFRRILNAKREEQLGKFEVLLQREINSQSSSRFSSFRGVFSAKREEQMYAQFESDQDGKSLHRLNHQIIVSDVVFKHRWSDLSSSDLMFLNSRMLGMMSSDRFSIKNIGFDEGSVRDEIERKRICEHKIDEIKSCNSNFRLKEEMGIDDLREINMNLDASRRNSMLPTEKRSISEIITVSRFKDLMSMKNKLRQNFLADSEIIINSDDYVRDEDIINRRKKWFRIAKRTLKWFANREKNRFQHEQRQQQAQDTTQTIDV is encoded by the coding sequence ATGATTACCCCTCTTCTAATCATACTAATTAGCACCCCATTAGCTAATGCTCAATACAATCAACACACACCCACATCATCAAATTTTCAATCAAGCTTATTTGTAGTAATTGGTGTTCTTTCCTTCATGTTTTCCTTAACATTACTTCTTGtaatatatgctaaatattgTCATACACAACCCTCTGCAATCCATAGTATTAGCCGGAATGAAAACTCTGAGGGCATGTTTGGACACACCACAAGATTCTCAGGATTAGATAAAACTTTTGTGGAAGCTTTACCTTTCTTTAGATTCTCTTCCCTTAAAGGATCCAAACAAGGCCTACAATGTGCTGTTTGCTTAGCTGAATTTGAAGAGATGGAAATTTTAAGATTACTTCCTAAATGTAAACATGGGTTTCATATACTATGTGTAGATCAATGGCTTGAGAATCATTCTACATGCCCTTTATGTAGGCAAAAGGTGAGTATTGATGATCTTACAAGGGTCAACTCTGATGTAGGTAGTGCATCAGGTAAGTTCGAGATTTTGTTACAAAGAGAAATTAATAGTCAAAGTTCATCGAGATTTAATAGTTTTAGGGGGATTTTTGGTGCTGAAAGGGAAGAACAAATCTCTGAAGGAGGTAGTGCATCAGGTGAGTTCGAGATTTTGTTACAGAAAAAAATTAACAGTCAAAATTCTTCGAAATTTAATAGTTTTAGGAGGATTCTTAATGCTAAAAGGGAAGAACAACTAGGTAAGTTCGAGGTTTTATTACAGAGAGAAATTAATAGTCAAAGTTCTTCGAGATTTAGTAGTTTTAGGGGGGTTTTTAGTGCTAAAAGGGAAGAACAAATGTATGCACAATTTGAAAGTGATCAAGATGGAAAAAGTTTGCATAGActtaatcatcaaattattgTGTCTGATGTTGTGTTTAAGCATCGTTGGAGCGATCTTAGCTCTTCGGATTTGATGTTTTTGAATTCGAGAATGCTTGGAATGATGTCGAGTGATCGATTTTCAATAAAGAACATTGGATTTGATGAAGGTAGTGTAAGGGATGAAATTGAGAGGAAAAGGATTTGTGAGCATAAAATTGATGAGATTAAGAGTTGTAATTCAAATTTTAGATTGAAAGAAGAAATGGGTATTGATGATTTGAGGGAAATAAACATGAATTTGGATGCTTCTAGAAGAAATAGTATGCTTCCAACTGAAAAAAGGTCAATTTCAGAGATTATAACTGTTTCAAGATTTAAAGATTTGATGAGTATGAAGAATAAATTAAGGCAAAATTTTTTAGCAGATTCTGAGATTATAATTAATAGTGATGATTATGTTAGAGATGAGGATATAATTAATAGGAGAAAGAAATGGTTTAGAATTGCTAAAAGAACACTTAAATGGTTTGCAAATAGAGAAAAAAACAGGTTTCAACATGAACAACGGCAGCAGCAAGCTCAAGATACAACTCAAACTATTGatgtatag